In the genome of Nitrospira sp., the window TCAGGGATGTCAATTGATTGACCAAGGCCTGTCGGTCGCCTCTATGTCGTTCCAAATCCTCGGCGGCAAAAGGAAGGTCCGTTGAGATATATTTCGAGAAAATGTCACGGGCAGCCGTGGCATCCGGTCGCCCCACTTTGACCTTGACGTCCAATCGACCGGCGCGAAGCACCGCGGGATCGATCAAATCCTGGCGGTTGCTGGCCCCAATGACGATGACGTTACGCAATCGCTCGACCCCATCAATCTCAGAGAGAAATTGCGGAACGATCGTCGATTCGATATCCGAGGACACGCCTGTCCCACGGGTTCTGAAGAGCGCATCCATCTCATCGAAAAACACGATCACCGGATGACCGTCGTCTGCCCGTTCTTTCGCCTTCTTAAACACTTCACGGACCTGACGCTCCGATTCCCCGACGTACTTATTGAGCAATTCAGGGCCCTTCACATGGAGAAAGTAGCTCCGAATTTCCTTGCCTGCCCGATGGCCTAATTTCTTGGCGATCGAATTGGCGACGGCTTTGGCGATCAGCGTCTTTCCACAACCGGGTGGGCCATAGAGTAGAACCCCTTTCGGTGCGCTGAGCTTATACTCGGAGAATACCTGTGGATGCAGAAACGGAAGTTCGACGGCATCGCGTACCTGCTCCAATTCTTTCTGGAGGCCTCCGATGTGTTCATAATCAACATCCGGAACCTCTTCCAACACGAGTTCTTCCGCTTCGGACTTCGGCAGCTTCTCAATGACATACCCCGAGCGAGGATCATACAACAAGTGATCCCCCACGCTCAGCCGTTCAGCGAGCAACGGGTCGCCGAGCTCGGCCACCTTCTCCTCATCGAAATGGAGCGTGACCAATGCTCGCGCCCCTTCCAAGACGTCTTTGAGTCGAACCACCTCTCCCTGACTGTCGAACCCCTTGACCTCGATCACGTTGAGCGCTTCATTCAGGACGACTTCCCGTCCCTTCTGCAACTCATTGCGCTTGATCGAGGGATGAAGGCTGACCTTCATTTTCCGTCCCGACACATAAACATTTCCGGTCCCGTCCGCATTCATACTGGAGAAAATGGCATACGCCGACGGCGGCGCTGTCAATTTTTCCACCTCGGTACGCAGCGCCTCGATTTGGGCCTTCGCTTCCTGCAGCGTGGCCACGAGTCTTTCGTTTTGCTTATTGGCTTGATCGAGTTGGTAGCGCGATTGGTAGAGTCGACGGATTTCTTCCTCCATCGACTGGATCTGAACACGAAGCTTGTCCATCTCGCGCGCATGTTCGTCGTTCTTGTGAATCATCTCTCCATTCCCCTCAGACAGCCGCTTCGTAATCTTCTTGACAGAATCTCGGAGGGACCGGAGTCGATTTGGCTGGCCCTTATTTTCCGCCATATCCGGACGACACGAATAGTTCGTGACATCGAGCGTACGCGCGAATAATCTGGTGATCGGATTCTAACACCCGACCTAGGGGTGGTCAACTCCAACGGACGATCTTGCGCGAGACTTATCCCCGTTGTGCCAGGCCGTATCACGTCTCCAGAGCCTGTGTAAACTCTCGGACGGCTTCGCCGATGTCGTCCCGAGTCAACAGCGCTCCGATCACGGCAACTCCGTGAGCACCGGCTCGACGAACGTCCCGCACTCGTTCGCAGGTGATCCCTCCAATGGCAAGAACGGGGATGGCCGATCGGCGGCAGACATCGGCCAGCATATTGAGCCCAAGCGGGGGCCCGAACGAGCGCTTCGACGGAGTCTCAAAAATGGGACCAAACACGACATAATCGGCACCGCTCTGATTCGCGCATCGCACATCCTCCACCGAGTGCGTGGAGACCCCAATCAATCGATCTGGTCCGATCATCTGTCGCACAGGAAGAGGAGGCAGACTGTCGGATCGAAGATGCACGCCGTCCAAATTCAGCGCCATCATCAGATCGACGCGATCATTGACGATCAACGACACCAATCCAGGTGTTGCCAGCGTTTGGATTTTTTGTGCCAACGACAGTAAGTCGCTCGTGCACAGATCACGTTCCCTCAGCTGAATAGCCGGTACGCCGGCCTTGATCGCGTCATTCAGGGCCGTTGCAAGAGGACGTCCGTGAGTCTGGTGACGATCTGTCACCAGAAGCAACCGAAAGTCTACCGGCGGCATCGGTGGGAGGCTGAAACCGAATTGCCGAACCTTGGAGAATAGGCGTGAAGGCCGTTCACGTTGTTCTTCTCTAGCTGACGAAACTCACA includes:
- the arc gene encoding proteasome ATPase; this encodes MIHKNDEHAREMDKLRVQIQSMEEEIRRLYQSRYQLDQANKQNERLVATLQEAKAQIEALRTEVEKLTAPPSAYAIFSSMNADGTGNVYVSGRKMKVSLHPSIKRNELQKGREVVLNEALNVIEVKGFDSQGEVVRLKDVLEGARALVTLHFDEEKVAELGDPLLAERLSVGDHLLYDPRSGYVIEKLPKSEAEELVLEEVPDVDYEHIGGLQKELEQVRDAVELPFLHPQVFSEYKLSAPKGVLLYGPPGCGKTLIAKAVANSIAKKLGHRAGKEIRSYFLHVKGPELLNKYVGESERQVREVFKKAKERADDGHPVIVFFDEMDALFRTRGTGVSSDIESTIVPQFLSEIDGVERLRNVIVIGASNRQDLIDPAVLRAGRLDVKVKVGRPDATAARDIFSKYISTDLPFAAEDLERHRGDRQALVNQLTSL
- the thiE gene encoding thiamine phosphate synthase; protein product: MTDRHQTHGRPLATALNDAIKAGVPAIQLRERDLCTSDLLSLAQKIQTLATPGLVSLIVNDRVDLMMALNLDGVHLRSDSLPPLPVRQMIGPDRLIGVSTHSVEDVRCANQSGADYVVFGPIFETPSKRSFGPPLGLNMLADVCRRSAIPVLAIGGITCERVRDVRRAGAHGVAVIGALLTRDDIGEAVREFTQALET